The following coding sequences are from one Carassius gibelio isolate Cgi1373 ecotype wild population from Czech Republic chromosome B7, carGib1.2-hapl.c, whole genome shotgun sequence window:
- the LOC127961754 gene encoding uncharacterized protein LOC127961754 isoform X4: protein MGISKYKDHFGRRLMMRYCLIVLLSSIIFCSSDLDVVQENNVKIVRAGEDVNFTCTFSNVLQATKAWLKQTADGKSSQIVSSYLNQPPSWNKNFEKTNRFYVFKENDHFNLTILNVKPSDTATYFCVVSSYNIIGMGAGSRLLVRDAAMGGNTTLQQSLIDTLHPGDSVSLQCSIFTESCAEEHSVYWFRQSSGDSQGVLYTKGERNGQCENSTESQTQSCVYNLFKRNVSHSDAGIYYCAVAACGDILFGKGTKLNVTESVDVNAALLVLNILFLTLTVFLAIKLCQDPKKGKV, encoded by the exons ATG GGGATTTCAAAGTACAAGGATCATTTTGGAAGACGACTAATGATGAGATACtgcttaattgttttgctctCCTCAATAATAT TCTGCTCCTCTGATTTGGATGTTGTTCAGGAGAATAATGTAAAAATAGTTCGAGCTGGAGAGGATGTGAATTTTACTTGCACATTTTCAAATGTTCTGCAAGCGACAAAAGCATGGTTGAAACAGACGGCTGATGGAAAATCCTCACAAATTGTCTCTTCATATTTAAATCAACCACCCAGTTGGAATAagaattttgagaaaacaaatcgtttttatgtttttaaagaaaatgatcaTTTCAATCTGaccattttaaatgtaaagcCTTCAGACACAGCAACGTACTTCTGTGTAGTCTCATCATATAACATCATTGGAATGGGTGCGGGATCCAGATTACTTGTCAGAG ATGCAGCCATGGGTGGAAACACAACCCTTCAGCAGTCTTTGATAGACACGCTTCATCCAGGGGATTCTGTGAGTTTGCAGTGCAGCATCTTCACTGAGAGTTGTGCAGAAGAACACAGTGTCTACTGGTTCAGACAAAGCTCAGGAGATTCTCAGGGAGTGCTTTACACAAAAGGAGAGAGAAACGGTCAGTGTGAGAACAGCACTGAGTCTCAAACACAGAGCTGTGTCTACAATCTCTTCAAGAGAAATGTCAGTCACTCTGATGCTGGAATTTATTACTGTGCTGTGGCCGCATGTGGAGACATACTGTTTGGAAAAGGAACCAAACTAAATGTTACAG AGAGTGTTGATGTGAAtgcagccctgcttgttttaaacATCCTATTTTTGACTTTAACTGTTTTTCTGGCCATAAAACTATGTCAGGATCCAAAGAAAGGTAAGGTTTAA